One genomic segment of Rhizobium gallicum bv. gallicum R602sp includes these proteins:
- a CDS encoding GNAT family N-acetyltransferase → MAGDIGEAPWVEILGAQHDRSAFESGVEPLDRYFRVQAGQDARKNMAAPFVLVLSDGAVAGYYTLSSTAVNLGDLPEKAVRKLPRYPLVPATLLGRLAIDRRHQGKGYGRFLLADALFRAVRSEIASFAVVVDAKDENARRFYERESFLPFPDQPMKLFRPMADIEQLFK, encoded by the coding sequence GTGGCGGGCGACATCGGAGAAGCCCCGTGGGTCGAGATCCTCGGTGCTCAGCACGACAGGTCTGCGTTTGAAAGTGGCGTCGAGCCGCTTGACCGGTATTTCCGGGTTCAGGCGGGTCAGGATGCCCGCAAGAACATGGCCGCGCCTTTCGTGCTGGTGCTGTCGGACGGTGCGGTCGCTGGCTACTACACCCTTTCGTCGACGGCAGTGAATCTCGGGGATCTGCCGGAAAAGGCAGTGCGGAAACTGCCGCGCTATCCGCTCGTTCCAGCGACTCTTCTCGGTCGACTTGCGATCGACCGACGCCACCAAGGCAAGGGCTATGGCCGGTTTCTGCTGGCGGATGCCCTCTTTCGGGCCGTCAGGAGCGAGATCGCGTCCTTCGCGGTGGTCGTAGACGCCAAGGATGAAAATGCGCGCCGCTTCTACGAGCGTGAAAGCTTTTTGCCGTTTCCCGACCAGCCAATGAAGCTGTTCCGGCCGATGGCGGACATCGAACAGCTCTTCAAATAA
- a CDS encoding type II toxin-antitoxin system TacA family antitoxin, with translation MVQSAVHPPRGRVRGERLETRVTADQKSLIERAAALQGRTVTDFVLSSVQEAARRAIEEHQRLDLSVRDSETFVEALLNPQPVNDRLRDTVRRYRQTTGV, from the coding sequence ATGGTCCAATCTGCAGTACATCCGCCTCGTGGTCGGGTCCGTGGCGAGCGTCTTGAGACGCGCGTGACAGCCGACCAGAAAAGCCTTATTGAGCGCGCCGCGGCCCTCCAGGGCCGGACGGTGACTGATTTTGTGTTGTCCAGCGTCCAGGAGGCCGCCCGCCGGGCAATCGAAGAACATCAGCGTCTGGACCTCTCGGTCCGTGACAGCGAGACCTTCGTAGAAGCATTACTCAACCCGCAGCCGGTCAATGATCGTCTGCGTGACACGGTGCGTCGCTATCGCCAAACGACCGGCGTCTGA